Within Halorubrum lacusprofundi ATCC 49239, the genomic segment GATCAACCGCATCGATCGACCCACTCCCGCTATCGATCAGATCGCTTCCCGGTACGCCGCAAGCGTCTCCTCGACGTCTTCCTCCGTGTGCGCATAAGAGGTGAACTGACACTCGAACTGGTTGGCCGTGAGGAACACGCCCTGCTCTTTCATCTCCTGCCAGAACACGCGCTCCCAGCGGTCGGTGGCGGCGCGGGCGACGTCGGCGCCGTTCTTCGGACAGGTGTCGTAGCGGTCGCAGTCGGGGTTCTGTCGGCATCCACCGGCACAGCAAGCGTCCGGGTCGTCGGGCGCGTCTCGGGTGAAAATCGTCTTGAACATCGAATCGGTGCCGACGACGGTGTACTCGGGCGCGCGCTCCGTGCAGATCTCGGTGATTCCCTCGCGGAGTTTGCGGCCGAGGCGGTTGACGTGCTCGTACACGTCGTTCTCGGCGGCGTACTCCAACGACGCCTTGCCGGCGGCCATCGTCACGGGGTGCCCGGAGAACGTGCCGGACTGGAACACGTCGCCCGCGGGCGTGAACTCCTCGATGATCTCCGCTTGCCCCCCGATCGCGCCGACCGGGAATCCGCCGCCGATGATCTTGCCGAACGTCGTCACGTCGGGGGTGACGCCGAACTTCGACTGCGCGCAGCCGAGGCCGCCGACGCGGAACCCGGTGATCACCTCGTCGAAGACGAGGAGGGAGTCGTGGTCGTCACAGAGGTCCCGGAGCGTCTCGTGGTAGCCGTCGATCGGTGTGACGATACCCATGTTGGCGAGGATCGGCTCGACGAGGACGGCGGCGATGTCATCGCCGTGTTCCGCGAACACCTTCTTCGCCGCCTGCGGGTCGTTAAAGGGGATCGGGAGGGTGTGTTCGGCGAACGATTCCGGGATCCCCTTCGTTGAGGGATGGGCGTCCCCCGGCGACCCCTCCACGAGCGTCGACTCCTGCGCGCCGTGGTAGCCGCCCTGCATCACGACGATCTTGTCGCGGCCGGTATGGCCGCGCGCGAGTCGCACCGCCGAGACGGTCGCCTCCGTCCCCGAGTTGACGAACCGGATCGACTCCACGCTCGGGACGTGCCGCGCCACGAACTCGGCGTGTTCGACCTCGATCTCGGTGGGAGCGCCGTACATCGGGCCCGCGGCGACGTGCGACTGGATCGCCGCTTGGACCGGGTCGGGCAGGTCGTGGCCGTATAACAGCGGCCCGTACCCCATCACCCAGTCGACGTACCGGTTGCCGTCGGCGTCGATGACGTGGCCGCCGTCTCCGCGCTCGATGAAGAATGGGTGCGGCATCGTCGCCCGGACGGAGGAATTGACGCCGCCGGGCATGACCGACAGCGCGCGGTCGTACAGCCCGCGGGAGCGCTCGTGGTTCATGTCCGAGGGTTGGATCGGCAGCGTGAAAGTTGTTGCCGAACCGGGCAACGAGGGGCGGACGAATCGCCGAAGCCGCGCGCCGGCGACGCAGGCGACGCCACCGCTGGGGGTCGTAGCGTCATCGAAAAGCGTCGATTAAAATCCGCGGTCCGCGTCCGCCGTATCTTCGCCGTCGATTCGCCGCCGATTCGTTGTCGCTCCGTCGTCGGTCCGGCTTTATACCGCCCCCGGGCCGGTCGCGCCCGTCCGGACCTGCAGGGCGTCTTCGACGGGCAGGATGAACACCTTGCCGTCACCGGGCTCGCCGGTCTTGGCGGCCTCGCTGATGGCCTCCGCGACCTCGTCGGCCGGGATATCGGCGACCACGACCTCGATTTTTACCTTCTGGTGGAGGT encodes:
- the hemL gene encoding glutamate-1-semialdehyde 2,1-aminomutase, producing the protein MNHERSRGLYDRALSVMPGGVNSSVRATMPHPFFIERGDGGHVIDADGNRYVDWVMGYGPLLYGHDLPDPVQAAIQSHVAAGPMYGAPTEIEVEHAEFVARHVPSVESIRFVNSGTEATVSAVRLARGHTGRDKIVVMQGGYHGAQESTLVEGSPGDAHPSTKGIPESFAEHTLPIPFNDPQAAKKVFAEHGDDIAAVLVEPILANMGIVTPIDGYHETLRDLCDDHDSLLVFDEVITGFRVGGLGCAQSKFGVTPDVTTFGKIIGGGFPVGAIGGQAEIIEEFTPAGDVFQSGTFSGHPVTMAAGKASLEYAAENDVYEHVNRLGRKLREGITEICTERAPEYTVVGTDSMFKTIFTRDAPDDPDACCAGGCRQNPDCDRYDTCPKNGADVARAATDRWERVFWQEMKEQGVFLTANQFECQFTSYAHTEEDVEETLAAYREAI